GCCGTTGGAGGCGACCTGGATGCCGTCGGAAAACTGGAACAGACCCGCCAGGACGAGCAGCTGCGAGGCCATGGCGATCACCGCGGGATCGCCCGTGTAGAGGCGCGCGATGGGGCCGGGCAGGAGCAGCATGATGCCGGACGATACGCATTGCGTGACCAGCACCAGCACGATGCCGGACATGCCCGCGTAGCGCACCCCGACGGCATCCCCCCGACCGGCGGCATTGCCGACCCGCACCGTGATCGCCATGGACAGGCCCAGCGGGATCATGAAGGCCACCGAGGCCACGTTGAGGGCCACATGGTGGCCGGCCGTGACCGTTTCGCCCAGCCGTCCGATCAGCAGGGCCACGGCGACGAACAACCCCGCCTCCATCAGGAGGGTGACGGCCATGGGCACGCCGATGTGCAGCAACTGGGCGATCTGCCGACGGTCCGGTGGGGCCATCCGCTGGCGGAGGTTGAGGTCGCGGTAGTTGCGGTGGCGGAACACGTAGATGCCGAAGCCGATGGTTTCCAGCCAGAGCACGATCGCCGTGGCGATACCGCTGCCGCGGGCGCCCATCGGCGGGATGCCGAGCTTGCCGTACATCAGCACGTAACCCAGCGGCGCCAGCATCAGCAGGCCGCCGAAGCTGAAGTACATGGAGGGCCGGGGCATGGAAAGGCCCTCGGACAACCCGCGCAGGGCGAAATAGGTGGTGAGCGCCGGCGCCGCGAAGCAGATCGCGTGCAGGAAGGCGCGCACGTCCGCCCGCATGGACTCGACCACGCCGAACACGTCCATCAGCGGCGAGGCGTGCCACACCGCCACGGCCAGCAGCAGGCCGAGCGCCCAGGCGATGTACAGCGCCTGGTGGAACACCGCGCCCACCTCGCCGCGACGCCCTGCCCCGTCGAGTTGGGCGACCGTGGGTGGCACGGCCATCATGGTGCCGATGCCGGTGACGATCGCCAGCACCCAGATATTGGCGCCCGTGACCACGGACGCCTGCGTATGCGCACCCTGGTGCCCGGCAAGCACGGCGTCGACGACGTTGGTGCCGATGGCGGAAAGCTGCGCGGCGATCATCGGCAGGGCCAACCGGACGGTGGCGCCGATCTCGCGACGGGCGCGGGCACGGTCGAGGGACATGGGAGGGCAATGACGTGTGGGCCGTCCATTGTAGCGTTCCCCGTGCGATCATCCGACCCCGCAGGGGACAAGGGGAACCTACGGAATGAACGATCTCGAGCCATCGGC
This DNA window, taken from Luteibacter sp. 9135, encodes the following:
- a CDS encoding MATE family efflux transporter; translated protein: MSLDRARARREIGATVRLALPMIAAQLSAIGTNVVDAVLAGHQGAHTQASVVTGANIWVLAIVTGIGTMMAVPPTVAQLDGAGRRGEVGAVFHQALYIAWALGLLLAVAVWHASPLMDVFGVVESMRADVRAFLHAICFAAPALTTYFALRGLSEGLSMPRPSMYFSFGGLLMLAPLGYVLMYGKLGIPPMGARGSGIATAIVLWLETIGFGIYVFRHRNYRDLNLRQRMAPPDRRQIAQLLHIGVPMAVTLLMEAGLFVAVALLIGRLGETVTAGHHVALNVASVAFMIPLGLSMAITVRVGNAAGRGDAVGVRYAGMSGIVLVLVTQCVSSGIMLLLPGPIARLYTGDPAVIAMASQLLVLAGLFQFSDGIQVASNGALRGLKDTRVPMVITLFAYWGVGMPIGWWLAFPHQMGARGMWMGLIAGLSMAAVLLFARFWRSSARARWRDDPDNVAPVSFHT